In one window of Corynebacterium incognita DNA:
- the proB gene encoding glutamate 5-kinase produces the protein MSTQQTPDMRARIATAKKIVVKIGSSSLTGEDLAVAPEKIDAIVDAVQARMATSDVIVVSSGAVAAALKPLGLSSRPQDLATKQAAAAVGQVHLAQEWARSFARYGRATAQVLLTAADAGHRDRTRNIQRTVDRLRQLGVVPIVNENDTVATSEMHFGDNDRLSAIVATLTSADALVLLSDVDGLYDRNPVDPGAQFIPEVVTGKDLDGVAAGGGGRVGTGGMASKVSAARLAARSGVPVLLTSAAKVDAALADAAVGTVFHPRPDKRLSAWKFWALYAADSGGTLHLDAGAVEAVTQRGKSLLAVGIVDVTGEFRAGEIVDIVGPDSHIVGRGEVKFDSSTLRTIIGRSTAELDEQHRRPVVHADYLSNYASRL, from the coding sequence ATGTCCACGCAGCAGACCCCGGACATGCGGGCCCGCATTGCCACTGCGAAGAAAATCGTGGTGAAGATTGGTTCCTCGTCCTTGACCGGTGAGGATCTGGCGGTGGCGCCGGAGAAGATCGATGCCATCGTGGACGCCGTGCAGGCCCGCATGGCCACCTCAGACGTCATTGTGGTGTCTTCCGGCGCGGTGGCGGCCGCGCTCAAGCCGCTGGGTCTGTCCAGCCGGCCGCAGGATCTGGCCACGAAGCAGGCCGCCGCGGCCGTCGGCCAGGTGCACCTGGCCCAGGAGTGGGCGCGTTCTTTCGCGCGTTACGGCCGCGCCACCGCGCAGGTGTTGCTCACCGCCGCGGACGCGGGGCACCGCGACCGTACACGCAATATCCAGCGCACCGTGGACCGGCTGCGCCAGCTGGGCGTGGTGCCGATTGTTAACGAGAACGACACCGTGGCCACCTCGGAGATGCACTTTGGTGACAATGATCGCCTCTCAGCCATCGTGGCCACTCTCACCAGCGCGGACGCACTCGTGCTGCTCTCCGACGTCGACGGGCTCTACGACCGCAACCCGGTCGACCCGGGTGCGCAGTTCATCCCGGAGGTCGTCACGGGCAAGGATTTAGACGGCGTTGCGGCGGGCGGCGGCGGCCGCGTGGGCACCGGCGGCATGGCGTCGAAGGTCTCCGCGGCGCGTTTGGCGGCGCGCTCGGGCGTCCCGGTGCTGCTGACCTCGGCCGCCAAGGTCGATGCCGCGCTTGCCGACGCCGCCGTGGGCACCGTCTTCCACCCGCGCCCAGACAAGCGCCTGTCCGCCTGGAAGTTTTGGGCACTCTACGCCGCGGATTCCGGCGGCACCCTGCACCTCGACGCCGGCGCCGTGGAGGCGGTGACCCAGCGTGGCAAGTCCCTGCTGGCTGTGGGCATCGTGGACGTGACCGGCGAGTTCCGCGCGGGCGAGATCGTGGACATTGTCGGCCCGGATTCCCACATCGTGGGCCGCGGCGAGGTGAAGTTCGATTCCTCCACCTTGCGCACCATCATCGGCCGCTCCACCGCGGAGCTGGACGAGCAACACCGCCGCCCGGTGGTGCACGCGGATTACTTGTCCAACTACGCCTCGCGCCTGTAG
- the obgE gene encoding GTPase ObgE encodes MARFVDRVVLHLQAGDGGHGCVSVHREKFKPLGGPDGGNGGHGGDIILEVSNQVHTLMDFHFRPHIKSERGGNGAGDHRNGARGKDLILEVPVGTVVHTAKGETLADLTVPGTRFIAAQGGFGGLGNAALASAQRKAPGFALQGEPGEQKELVLELKSMADVGLVGFPSAGKSSLISVLSAAKPKIGDYPFTTLAPNLGVVNMGDKSFTIADVPGLIPGAAEGKGLGLDFLRHIERTSVLVHVVDTASIEPGRDPMSDIDALEAELANYQSALDEDTGLGDLRERPRVIVLNKSDVPEAEELAEFVKADLEEKYGWPIFIISAVARKGLDPLKYKLLELVEKGRKERPRAKVDKEHTIIRPRSVGTKAQPKKGADFTVAPDPEVPGGFIVTGEKIERWIVQTDFENDEAVGYLADRLAKAGVEDQLRRQGAQEGCPVTIGDITFEWEPMTAGDPTLAGRGNDARLLGSDRVSAAERKRASQARRGLVDEFDFGQDEDVSREGANKERWQG; translated from the coding sequence ATGGCACGTTTTGTTGACCGCGTAGTACTGCACCTGCAGGCGGGCGATGGCGGGCACGGCTGCGTTTCCGTGCACCGCGAAAAATTCAAGCCCCTCGGCGGGCCGGATGGCGGCAACGGCGGCCACGGCGGTGACATCATCCTCGAGGTGTCCAACCAGGTCCATACGCTGATGGACTTCCACTTCCGCCCGCACATCAAGTCCGAGCGCGGCGGCAACGGCGCCGGTGATCACCGCAACGGCGCGCGCGGCAAGGACCTCATCCTGGAGGTGCCGGTGGGCACGGTCGTCCATACCGCGAAGGGGGAGACCCTGGCGGATCTGACGGTGCCAGGCACCCGGTTTATTGCGGCGCAGGGCGGCTTCGGCGGCCTGGGCAATGCGGCGCTCGCGTCCGCGCAGCGCAAGGCGCCGGGCTTCGCGCTGCAGGGCGAGCCGGGCGAGCAGAAAGAGCTCGTGCTCGAGCTGAAGTCCATGGCGGACGTCGGACTCGTGGGCTTCCCGTCCGCGGGCAAGTCCTCCTTGATCTCGGTGCTCTCGGCCGCAAAGCCGAAGATTGGTGACTACCCGTTTACCACGCTCGCCCCGAACCTCGGCGTCGTGAACATGGGGGACAAGTCCTTCACCATCGCCGACGTCCCGGGGCTTATCCCGGGCGCCGCCGAGGGCAAGGGCTTAGGCCTGGACTTCCTGCGCCACATCGAGCGCACCTCGGTGCTCGTGCACGTGGTGGACACCGCCAGCATTGAGCCGGGGCGCGATCCCATGTCGGATATCGACGCCCTAGAAGCTGAGCTGGCCAATTATCAGTCTGCGTTGGACGAGGACACTGGTCTGGGGGATCTGCGCGAGCGCCCGCGCGTTATCGTGCTCAACAAGTCTGATGTCCCGGAGGCGGAGGAACTCGCGGAATTCGTCAAGGCCGACCTGGAAGAAAAGTACGGCTGGCCCATCTTTATCATCTCCGCCGTGGCCCGCAAGGGGCTGGACCCGCTGAAGTACAAGCTGCTGGAGTTGGTGGAGAAGGGCCGCAAGGAGCGCCCGCGCGCCAAGGTGGACAAGGAGCACACCATCATCCGCCCGCGTTCGGTGGGCACCAAGGCACAGCCGAAGAAGGGCGCGGACTTCACCGTCGCGCCGGACCCGGAGGTTCCTGGCGGTTTCATCGTGACCGGCGAGAAGATCGAGCGCTGGATCGTGCAGACGGACTTCGAGAACGACGAGGCCGTGGGCTACCTCGCGGACCGACTGGCCAAGGCGGGTGTGGAGGATCAGTTGCGCCGCCAGGGCGCCCAGGAGGGCTGCCCGGTGACGATCGGCGACATCACCTTCGAGTGGGAGCCGATGACCGCCGGTGATCCGACCCTGGCAGGCCGCGGCAACGACGCCCGCCTGCTGGGCAGCGACCGTGTCTCCGCCGCCGAGCGCAAGCGTGCCTCCCAGGCCCGCCGCGGCTTGGTGGATGAGTTTGACTTTGGCCAGGATGAGGACGTCTCCCGCGAGGGTGCGAATAAGGAACGCTGGCAGGGTTAA
- a CDS encoding D-isomer specific 2-hydroxyacid dehydrogenase family protein: MKYFMGPFEWEETIADITELAERHKDSGLELERVDALEDAEAFVYTGGNAENFPAELPSSVKWVQHCFTGVEALIEAGVMPGYAASDSAGTAPADATHTPAPSDAPAVRWANTAGAFAQPVAEMALGFILSQGHRHVEIARTRKFSERWEQDAKQFWLYQNRRILILGAGGIGQELMRMLDPFGAEVVAVNRSGRPVPGALETVTIDEAMDFSSADARGRQLWSEADVVVNVLPITPETEKLIGAEQFAAMPETSLFVNVGRGRTVDTDALVEALRSGAIAGAGLEVMDPEPLPDDHPLWDLDNCTMTPHIGASHRVARFHVGQVFVDNAVAYLRGETMPTEIAPGEGY, from the coding sequence ATGAAGTACTTCATGGGACCTTTTGAGTGGGAAGAGACCATCGCCGACATCACCGAGCTCGCCGAGCGTCACAAAGACAGCGGCCTGGAACTCGAGCGGGTCGATGCCCTCGAGGACGCCGAGGCCTTCGTCTACACCGGCGGCAATGCGGAGAATTTCCCCGCCGAGCTGCCCAGTTCCGTGAAGTGGGTGCAGCACTGCTTCACCGGCGTCGAAGCGCTCATCGAGGCTGGGGTGATGCCGGGCTACGCGGCGTCGGATAGCGCCGGCACCGCGCCTGCAGACGCCACACATACTCCCGCGCCTTCCGACGCCCCCGCGGTGCGGTGGGCCAACACCGCCGGGGCTTTCGCTCAACCAGTGGCGGAGATGGCGCTGGGCTTTATCTTGTCACAGGGGCATCGCCACGTGGAGATCGCGCGTACCCGGAAATTCTCAGAGCGCTGGGAGCAGGACGCCAAGCAGTTTTGGCTGTACCAGAACCGCCGCATCCTTATCCTCGGCGCTGGCGGCATCGGCCAGGAGCTCATGCGCATGCTCGACCCTTTCGGCGCCGAGGTCGTGGCCGTCAATAGGTCCGGTCGCCCGGTGCCTGGCGCGCTCGAGACCGTGACCATCGACGAGGCCATGGACTTCAGCTCAGCCGACGCCCGTGGCCGACAGCTGTGGTCGGAGGCTGATGTGGTGGTCAACGTCTTGCCCATTACCCCGGAGACTGAGAAGCTCATTGGCGCGGAGCAGTTTGCCGCCATGCCGGAGACGTCGCTGTTCGTCAACGTCGGACGCGGGCGGACCGTGGACACCGACGCTCTCGTCGAGGCGCTGCGTTCCGGTGCCATCGCGGGCGCCGGGCTGGAGGTCATGGACCCGGAGCCGCTGCCGGACGACCACCCGCTGTGGGACCTGGACAATTGCACCATGACGCCGCATATTGGCGCTTCGCACCGCGTGGCGCGCTTCCATGTGGGGCAGGTCTTCGTGGACAACGCAGTAGCCTATCTGCGCGGGGAGACCATGCCCACCGAGATCGCGCCGGGTGAGGGCTACTAG
- the rplU gene encoding 50S ribosomal protein L21: MYAIVKTGGKQYKVAEGDLVKVEKIEGEPGSAVALTPVLLVDGSNIKSKADDLANVKVDAEIVEHGKGPKIDILKYKNKTGYKKRMGHRQPVTVLKINGIK; the protein is encoded by the coding sequence ATGTACGCGATCGTCAAGACCGGCGGCAAGCAGTACAAGGTTGCCGAAGGCGACCTCGTCAAGGTCGAGAAGATCGAGGGTGAGCCAGGCAGCGCCGTGGCTCTCACCCCGGTTCTGCTCGTCGATGGTTCCAACATCAAGTCCAAGGCCGATGACCTGGCTAACGTCAAGGTCGACGCCGAGATCGTCGAGCACGGCAAGGGCCCGAAGATCGACATCCTGAAGTACAAGAACAAGACCGGCTACAAGAAGCGTATGGGCCACCGTCAGCCAGTCACTGTCCTGAAAATCAACGGCATCAAGTAA
- a CDS encoding cutinase family protein encodes MQFLSYRIRRSALAFVAAIVAALTVATMLVAPPKAAAQPGHCPAVVAVVARGSGQNFGIYPTWYSNQGGRASNGWESVTFRAFFRHAENRYQATHGGRSLMKDVYVMGLAPEYYPASFPEYDTPQISGTVAKQQVSALISKVVAPLARSGISAAQQFNRSVQAGRSGTMRAIENYERRTGCKPDYILMGYSQGAMVTAEHEQELANRGQLAGAVYFGNPMTHRDDPANVGARRTAGGGVIGMLPNNSKSLAATRNRVNYCLPHDSICNMTGQTVENAIETRGGTHGRYFMQSSPWDNHVSDAFGRFVDRSR; translated from the coding sequence ATGCAGTTCCTGTCTTATCGCATTCGCCGCTCCGCCCTCGCGTTCGTCGCCGCCATCGTCGCAGCACTGACCGTAGCCACCATGCTCGTCGCCCCGCCGAAGGCCGCTGCCCAGCCCGGGCACTGCCCCGCGGTGGTGGCCGTCGTGGCCCGCGGCTCCGGCCAGAATTTTGGAATCTACCCCACCTGGTACTCCAATCAGGGCGGCCGGGCTTCCAACGGCTGGGAGTCCGTCACCTTCCGCGCCTTCTTCCGCCACGCGGAAAACCGCTACCAGGCCACCCACGGTGGCCGCTCGCTCATGAAGGACGTCTACGTCATGGGCCTGGCCCCGGAGTACTACCCGGCCTCCTTCCCGGAATACGACACCCCGCAGATTTCCGGCACCGTGGCCAAGCAGCAGGTCTCCGCGCTTATCTCTAAGGTCGTGGCCCCGCTCGCGCGCTCCGGTATCTCCGCCGCGCAGCAGTTCAACCGCAGCGTCCAGGCCGGCCGCTCCGGCACCATGCGCGCCATCGAGAACTACGAGCGTCGCACCGGCTGCAAGCCGGACTACATCCTCATGGGCTACTCCCAGGGCGCGATGGTCACCGCGGAACACGAGCAGGAGCTGGCCAACCGCGGTCAGCTGGCCGGTGCCGTGTACTTCGGCAACCCCATGACCCACCGCGACGACCCGGCTAACGTGGGCGCCCGCCGCACCGCTGGCGGCGGCGTGATTGGCATGCTGCCGAACAACTCCAAGTCCCTGGCCGCGACCCGCAACCGCGTCAACTACTGCCTGCCGCACGACTCCATCTGCAACATGACCGGCCAGACGGTAGAAAACGCCATCGAGACCCGCGGCGGCACCCACGGCCGCTACTTCATGCAGTCCTCCCCGTGGGACAACCACGTCTCCGACGCCTTCGGCCGCTTCGTCGACCGCTCCCGGTAA
- the rsfS gene encoding ribosome silencing factor: protein MATTAAHAADEKGATNIAVFDVSDVLAISELFVVASADNERQVRAIVEEIEDELTQAGHEPKRREGNRENRWVLLDYGNIVIHVQRDDEREFYGLDRLYRDCPLVDIEGIEPPTRPGKWGTDADVDTHSVESIDDIPLADEAPGDEDEI from the coding sequence ATGGCCACCACCGCGGCGCATGCCGCTGACGAAAAGGGCGCGACCAACATCGCGGTCTTCGACGTCTCTGATGTTTTGGCGATCTCCGAGCTCTTCGTCGTCGCCTCCGCGGATAACGAGCGTCAGGTGCGCGCCATCGTGGAAGAGATTGAAGACGAGCTCACCCAGGCAGGCCACGAACCCAAACGCCGCGAGGGTAACCGCGAAAACCGCTGGGTGCTGCTTGATTACGGCAACATTGTCATCCACGTCCAGCGCGACGACGAGCGCGAGTTCTACGGGCTGGACCGCCTGTACCGCGACTGCCCGCTCGTAGACATCGAGGGCATCGAGCCGCCCACCCGCCCGGGCAAGTGGGGCACCGACGCGGACGTGGACACCCACTCCGTGGAGTCCATCGACGACATCCCGCTGGCCGATGAGGCCCCCGGCGACGAGGACGAGATCTAA
- the rpmA gene encoding 50S ribosomal protein L27, translating into MAHKKGASSSSNGRDSESKRLGVKRFGGQKVNAGEILVRQRGTKFHPGENVGRGGDDTLFALESGSVQFSIKRGRRMVNIEPIAESAAPAEAAEATA; encoded by the coding sequence ATGGCACACAAGAAGGGTGCATCCAGCTCCAGCAACGGTCGTGACTCCGAGTCCAAGCGCCTCGGTGTGAAGCGCTTCGGTGGTCAGAAGGTCAACGCCGGCGAGATTCTGGTCCGTCAGCGTGGCACCAAGTTCCACCCAGGTGAGAACGTTGGCCGTGGCGGCGACGATACTCTGTTCGCTCTCGAGTCCGGCTCCGTGCAGTTCTCCATCAAGCGCGGTCGTCGCATGGTGAACATCGAGCCTATCGCTGAGTCCGCAGCTCCGGCTGAGGCCGCTGAGGCTACCGCCTAG
- a CDS encoding histidine phosphatase family protein, protein MARRLFLIRHGQTTYNATGRMQGHLDTELSAEGRAQAAAVGERLEDKGIRKILSSDLIRAVDTAELVGQHLGLDVTVDARLRETDLGQWQGMSSAEVDEQFPGLRAIWRHDPTWAPPAGESRVDVAQRARPVVDEAMQDFAEWEDGAVLIVAHGGAIAALTCHLLGLEYSQYGLLSGLKNTHWAQLTARPSFNPDKPVASLAFDATDAEQIAAAQWYLDGWNMGAKVTGGAGADV, encoded by the coding sequence ATGGCACGTCGGCTATTTCTGATCCGCCACGGGCAGACCACCTATAACGCGACTGGGCGCATGCAGGGTCACCTGGACACCGAGCTGTCCGCCGAGGGCCGCGCACAGGCAGCGGCCGTGGGCGAGCGCCTGGAGGACAAGGGCATCCGCAAGATCCTTTCCTCCGACCTCATCCGCGCCGTCGACACCGCTGAACTGGTCGGCCAGCACCTGGGCCTGGACGTCACCGTGGATGCTCGCCTGCGGGAGACCGATCTGGGGCAGTGGCAGGGCATGAGCAGCGCGGAAGTGGATGAGCAGTTCCCCGGGCTGCGCGCCATTTGGCGGCATGATCCCACCTGGGCGCCCCCGGCGGGCGAGTCCCGCGTGGACGTCGCCCAGCGCGCCCGGCCTGTCGTCGACGAGGCGATGCAGGATTTCGCTGAGTGGGAGGACGGTGCCGTGCTCATCGTCGCCCACGGCGGCGCCATCGCGGCGTTGACCTGCCACCTCCTGGGCCTGGAGTACTCGCAGTACGGGCTGCTGTCCGGGCTGAAGAACACCCACTGGGCGCAGCTGACCGCCCGGCCTTCCTTCAACCCTGACAAACCTGTGGCATCATTGGCCTTCGACGCCACCGACGCCGAGCAGATCGCTGCCGCGCAGTGGTACCTGGACGGCTGGAACATGGGCGCCAAGGTCACCGGCGGCGCCGGCGCTGACGTGTAA
- a CDS encoding DegV family protein, producing the protein MSVRIVTDSTAGLPRNIIDELGITVVDLHVMEADAKGKTTSGVTALELAAEYGRQLERSSIDSNTGGDDGVLALHLSRELSSTWSAAVSASGVFPGTVRVIDSGTVGMNLGAAAMAAARLALDGADLDECYDTAKDTLERALTWVYLDHTDAIRKSGRMSSPSDMLSTALLATKPIMRVAGGKLELVGKTRTQTKAFTKLVEFIAERCDGQPVFVALQHCGAEADAVRLQKLLKGALPPGSSFMMVEMVDVLAVHAGTGAIGVSVVFSSLDES; encoded by the coding sequence ATGAGCGTTAGGATCGTCACCGATTCCACGGCGGGCCTGCCCCGCAACATCATCGACGAGCTGGGTATCACCGTGGTGGACCTGCACGTCATGGAGGCGGACGCGAAGGGCAAGACCACCTCGGGCGTGACCGCTTTGGAGCTAGCCGCGGAATACGGCCGTCAATTGGAGCGCTCCAGCATTGACAGCAACACCGGCGGTGATGACGGCGTGCTGGCGCTGCACCTTTCCCGCGAACTGTCCTCCACCTGGTCCGCTGCCGTGAGTGCCTCCGGCGTGTTCCCCGGCACCGTGCGGGTCATTGACTCGGGCACGGTGGGCATGAACTTAGGCGCCGCCGCGATGGCGGCCGCGCGCCTGGCGCTCGACGGCGCGGATCTGGACGAGTGCTACGACACCGCAAAGGACACCCTGGAACGCGCGCTGACCTGGGTCTACCTGGACCACACGGACGCCATCCGCAAGTCGGGGCGCATGTCCTCGCCCTCGGACATGCTCTCCACCGCGCTGCTGGCCACCAAACCCATCATGCGCGTGGCCGGGGGCAAGCTGGAGCTGGTGGGCAAGACCCGCACCCAGACCAAGGCCTTTACCAAGCTGGTGGAGTTCATCGCCGAGCGTTGCGACGGCCAGCCGGTCTTCGTCGCGCTCCAGCACTGCGGCGCCGAGGCTGACGCCGTGCGCCTGCAGAAGCTGCTGAAGGGCGCACTGCCTCCCGGTTCGTCATTCATGATGGTGGAGATGGTGGACGTGCTCGCCGTCCACGCCGGCACCGGCGCCATTGGCGTGTCCGTAGTGTTCAGCTCCCTCGACGAGTCCTAG
- a CDS encoding glutamate-5-semialdehyde dehydrogenase, which yields MTATHTTTDQPEASAVRAQDRAQEREEVLAKARAAKEAAPTFARLRTDAKNAILRAAADAVEAAADDILAANARDIAAGEEAGMQEHLVDRLRLDASRIAGIAGGLRQVAGLQDPVGEVLTGSTMPNGIEMKQVRVPLGVMGMVYEARPNVTVDAFGLALKAGNVALLRGSKSAKHSNAALVKVLQGVLAEHDLPREGVQLLPCATHDSVTDLITARGLVDVVIPRGGARLIAAVVTGATVPAIETGTGNCHLYIDASADLDAAIAMTINGKTRRPSVCNATECVLLDAALDTAAKARVLRALQDAGVRVHGDVDKLVHLGVDGIAHATPESWGEEFLTMDIRAAEVDGVDGAIAHIARWSTGHTEAIAAQDIAVAQRFTQEVDAAAVMVNASTAFTDGEVYGMGAEIGISTQKLHARGPMALPELTTTKWILQGNGHLRP from the coding sequence ATGACAGCCACTCACACCACCACCGACCAACCCGAGGCGAGCGCGGTCCGCGCTCAGGATCGCGCGCAGGAGCGCGAAGAGGTGTTGGCCAAGGCTCGCGCCGCCAAGGAGGCTGCGCCGACCTTCGCGCGGCTGCGCACCGATGCAAAGAACGCCATCCTGCGTGCCGCCGCCGACGCGGTGGAGGCCGCCGCGGACGATATCCTCGCCGCCAACGCGCGGGACATCGCCGCCGGGGAAGAGGCCGGGATGCAGGAGCATCTGGTCGACCGCCTGCGCTTGGACGCATCCCGCATCGCCGGCATCGCTGGTGGCTTGCGTCAGGTCGCTGGGCTGCAGGATCCCGTGGGGGAGGTGCTTACCGGTTCCACCATGCCCAACGGCATTGAGATGAAGCAGGTGCGCGTCCCGCTGGGTGTTATGGGCATGGTGTACGAGGCGCGCCCCAACGTCACGGTGGACGCCTTTGGGCTGGCTCTCAAAGCCGGTAACGTTGCGCTGTTGCGCGGTTCGAAGTCGGCGAAGCATTCCAACGCCGCGCTCGTGAAGGTCCTGCAGGGCGTGCTCGCGGAGCATGATCTGCCCCGCGAGGGCGTGCAGTTGCTGCCGTGTGCCACCCACGATTCGGTCACCGACCTCATCACCGCCCGCGGGCTGGTGGACGTGGTCATTCCGCGCGGCGGCGCGCGGCTCATTGCGGCCGTGGTGACGGGCGCGACGGTGCCCGCCATTGAGACCGGGACCGGCAACTGCCACCTCTACATCGACGCCAGCGCTGACCTGGACGCGGCCATCGCCATGACTATCAACGGCAAGACGCGGCGGCCGTCGGTGTGTAATGCCACCGAGTGCGTGCTTCTCGACGCCGCGTTGGACACGGCCGCCAAGGCTCGCGTCCTCCGGGCGTTGCAGGACGCTGGGGTGCGGGTGCACGGGGACGTCGACAAGCTTGTGCACCTCGGGGTGGACGGCATTGCGCACGCCACGCCGGAGTCCTGGGGTGAGGAGTTTTTGACCATGGACATCCGCGCCGCGGAGGTCGACGGCGTGGACGGGGCGATTGCGCACATTGCGCGCTGGAGCACCGGGCACACGGAGGCGATCGCGGCCCAGGACATCGCGGTGGCGCAGCGCTTTACCCAGGAGGTGGACGCGGCCGCGGTGATGGTGAACGCGTCGACGGCGTTTACGGACGGTGAGGTGTACGGCATGGGCGCGGAGATCGGCATCTCCACGCAGAAGCTCCATGCGCGCGGACCGATGGCGCTGCCGGAGCTGACCACCACCAAGTGGATCCTCCAGGGCAACGGGCACCTGCGGCCGTAA
- the nadD gene encoding nicotinate-nucleotide adenylyltransferase, which produces MRIGIMGGTFDPIHHGHLVAASEVADRFNLDQVIFVPTGQPWQKADRQVTPAEHRYLMTVIATASNPRFTTSRVDIDRGGPTYTIDTLKDLRALYPGAELFFITGADALGSILSWHQWEEMFEMANFIGVTRPGYVLTEDMLPEVHQDKVELLDVPAMAISSTDCRERAQEGRPVWYLVPDGVVQYITKNSLYARESVADNETAAK; this is translated from the coding sequence ATGCGAATCGGAATTATGGGTGGCACGTTTGACCCCATCCACCACGGCCACTTGGTGGCGGCCAGCGAGGTCGCGGACAGGTTCAACCTGGACCAGGTCATCTTCGTGCCCACAGGACAGCCCTGGCAAAAGGCGGACCGTCAGGTCACTCCGGCCGAACACCGTTACCTCATGACCGTCATTGCCACCGCGTCCAACCCGCGGTTTACCACCTCCCGCGTGGATATTGACCGCGGCGGCCCCACCTACACCATCGACACCCTCAAAGACCTCCGCGCGCTCTACCCGGGCGCCGAGCTGTTCTTCATCACCGGCGCCGACGCCCTGGGCTCCATCCTGAGCTGGCACCAGTGGGAAGAAATGTTTGAGATGGCCAACTTCATCGGTGTCACCCGCCCCGGCTACGTGCTCACCGAAGACATGCTTCCCGAGGTGCATCAGGATAAAGTCGAGCTTCTCGACGTCCCGGCCATGGCCATCTCGTCCACCGACTGCCGCGAGCGCGCCCAGGAAGGTCGCCCGGTTTGGTACCTCGTCCCCGACGGCGTGGTCCAGTACATCACCAAGAATTCCCTGTACGCGCGCGAGAGCGTCGCCGATAACGAAACGGCTGCAAAGTAG